The Caldilineales bacterium DNA segment TGTTGCTGCGGATCATCCTCTGGCTGGCGCGCGGCTCGACACCCAGAGTCAACCGTACCTTCAATCGTCTACAACTGATCACCTCGTCGTCGCTGGCGCTTTCGCACGGCGCCAACGACGCCCAAAAGACCATGGGCGTGATCGTCATGGGCCTGGTGACGCTCGGTTTCCAGACTGCCTTCTTTGTGCCGCTTTGGGTAGTGGTCGTCAATGCCATCGCCATCGGCCTGGGCACGTACTTTGGCGGCTGGCGGATCATCCACACCCTGGGCGGCAAGTTCTATCGCATCCGACCCATCCACAGCCTCACCTCGCAGGCGGCATCGGCAGGGGTGATCCTGGGCGCTTCGTTGGTGGGTGGGCCGGTGAGCACCACGCAGGTGGTCAGTTCGGCGGTGGTGGGAGCAGGGGCCTCCGACCGTCGCAACATGGTGCGGTGGGCCAATCTCGCGGACATCGGCATTGCCTGGCTGATCACCATCCCCGCCACGGCGGTCGTGGCCGCCGGCCTCTACCTCGTTCTACGCCTTCTCCTGGGACCATGAGAGGAGTCACCGCTATGAAACTACCCGGCACTGGGAAACGTGAGAATATCTTCATCCACCTGCTGAAACAACAGGCCCGCTACCTGCAAGAGGGTGTGCAGGGCCTCATGCGCTTTGTGGGCGAGGGCGATGAGGCGGGGGCAGCGACGGTGGAGCGGTGCGAGAAGGAAGGCGACGAGGTGCGTCGCATCCTCATCGACGAGCTGCACAAGACCTTTGTCACGCCCTTCGACCGCGAGGATATCTACCAGCTTTCGCTCTATCTGGACGATGTGTTGGATTACACCTACACCACGGTCGAGGAGATGCACGTACTCAAGGTGCAACCCGACGAGCATCTGCTCGAGATGGTGCGCCGGCTGAACGAGGCCGCCGATGAGTTGGTGTTGGCGATGGAGCGATTGACCGACAATCCCATGGTGGCGCTGGACCACGCCCGCCGGGCCAAAGGCCGCGAGAATCAGATCGAGCGCGAGTATCGCCAGGCCCTGGCCGAGATCTTCACCGGCCCGGAAGACATCCACCACCTGATGGAGATGCTGCGCAAACGCGAGGTCTACCGGCATATCAGCAATGCCGCCGACCAGGCCGACCAGGCGGCCAATGTCATCGGCGAGGTGGTGGTGAAGATGGCGTGAGGCGGGCGTTTCTACCCTCGCGCCGCGCCACGCAACCCGGTCGTGACCGACCGCCGCCCTTTGACACAGACGACTTGCTTGTGCTATAAGCCCTTCGTTCCAGTCCGCCGCATTCAGAGGAGCAAAATCATAGTCCGCTTGTCTCGCCGCCGTGGGCGAGCGCATCGTCGCAACGCCGCCTTGACGCGACCCTCCTTCCGGGTCGATTTCTTTGCCGCAAACGCTATGTCATCTTGACATAGCGTTTTTGTTTTCTCCCACCCTGGTTCATCACCCCACCCTCCATCCCTCGTTCCCATCGGCGTGGACGACTCCCGCCACAACCAAGGAGAAAGTGACTATGGCAATTACCGGTTTCAACGATCGACTTGCACGCGTCGACCTGAGCAGCGGCAAAGTGCACTACGAAAAACTCAACCCCGAGCACGTCCGCAAATACGGCGGCGCTCGCGGGTTGGGCGTGAAGTACGTGTTGGACAACGGCCCCCATGTGGACCCCTTCTCGCCTGAAAACATCCTCTGTGTTTTGACGGGGCCGCTTAGCGGCACTGAAGTCAAGATGAGCGGTCGCCTAGCCGTGGTGACCAAGTCGCCCCTGACCGGAACCGTCACCGACAGCCACATGGGTGGCTGGACCGCCGCCAAGCTGAAGTGGGCGGGGCTGGACGGGCTGATCTTCATGGGCAAGTCGGATGCGCCCGTCTATGCCTATGTCGAGGATGGCGCCGTGACCCTGTTCGATGCCGATACGGTTTGGGGGATGGACACGCACGAGGCCGTGCGCTATCTGCAATCCGAGCACGGCGATGACTGCTCGGTGATGTGCATCGGGCCGGCCGGCGAGAACCTGGTGCGCTACGCCAACTGGATGAACGAACATGAACGCGCGTCCGGGCGCGGCGGCACGGGCGCGGTTGGCGGCTCCAAAAACCTCAAGGCCATCGTCATCAAGGGCGACAAGCGCAGCCAGCCCAAACCGGTCGACCGCGCCGCCTTCAAGGCGGCCGACAAGCGGGCGCTGGAGGCAATCATGAACGAGGCGGTCGTCACGGCCCCGCGCAAGGGCGGCCTCTCGGTCTATGGCACCAACGTGTTGATGAACATGGTCAACGTCATCGGCGCCCTGCCCACCAAGAACTCGCTCAGCACCTCGTTCCAGTTGGGCGAGGAGATCTCGGGCGAGCATGTGCGCGAAACCATCCTCTTCGAGGACCCCACCTGCCATGCCTGCCCGGTGGCGTGCAAGAAGGCGTTCGAGGTGCACGAGGGCAAGTACAAGGTCAAGGGCGAGAGCTACGAGTATGAGTCGGCCTGGGCGTTGGGCGCCAACTGCGATATCGGCGACACCGAGGCCGTCGGCTATCTGATCATCCAGTGCAATCGCTATGGCATGGACACGATCGAGACGGGCAATGTACTCTCGATGTACATGGAAGCCACCGAAAAGGGCCTGACCAACGGCAGCGGCCTGGCCTGGGGCGACGCCGATGACGCCATCCTGCTGATCGAACGCATCGCCCGCCGTCGGGACGATGTGAGTAACATGCTGGCAGAAGGCACCTATCGCGCCGCCGTCCAGTTGGGCGACCCGGACATCGCCATGACCGTCAAAGGCCAGGCCATCCCCGCCTATGACCCGCGCGGCATCAAGGGGATGGGCATCGGCTATGCCACCAGCAACCGCGGCGCCTGCCACCTGCGCGCCTACACCCCCGCCGCCGAGGTCATCGGCAATGTGCTGGGGCCGGCCGAACTGACCGACCGCCTGGCCTGGGAAGGCAAGGGCAAACTGACCGTCATCTTCCAGAACGTCCACACCATGACCGACTGCCTGGATGTGTGCAAGTTCTCCACCTTCGCCGAAAGCCTGGACAACTTTGCCGAGCAGTTCACCGCCTTCACCGGCGTCAAGACCACCGCCGCCGATCTGCTGAAGCTGGGCGAGCGCGTCTACAACCTGGAGCGCTACTACAACAACCTGGCCGGCTTCGGCGAGGGCAGCGACTACCTGCCCAAGCGCTTCCTGGAACTCCCGGCCGATGGGCAAGGCTCGGTGGGCAGTGTGACCGAGTTGGATGCCATGCTGGCTGAGTATTACGAGGCCCGCGGTTGGGTCAACGGCGTCGTGCCGGAGGGCAAGTTGCGCGAGCTGGAGATCCTGTAGTATCTGCGCCTTCGTGTTGCGTATTGCGTGTTGCGTAGGTTTTTTCTGCGCAACACGCAACACGCCTCATTCCCCCTCAAGCGGCGCAAAAACGCGCTGGAGATGGCTGGTAGGAAAGAGGTCGAGGGTGTCGGTGGGCGAAAGGGGCGTGGCCAGACCTTGCAGAAAGACGATCTGGCGGCCGTTGCAGAAGACGGTGACTTGTCGGTTCAGGTTGCCGGCAGCATCGAACAGTCTTGGAGTGAGACCGGGGGCGCGCTCGGCCAGACGATGGAGGGCCTCGGCCACGGTGGGTGGGGCGGGCGAGGTCGCTTCGATCTGCCGCAGACCGGCAAGCTGGCGCAGCGTGCTATGGACGCGAATGATCATCGCTCACCCCCACCCACCGGCGGGAAGATATCCACATTGCCGCCTTCGGGGATGACCGTGCCGACGCCGTGCAGGAAGGTGATGTCCTTGCCGTTGACGAAGATATGGATGCGTTGCAGGACCTTGCCCTCGCCGTCCACCATTTCCGGGCGCAGGTCGGGCCAGCGGGCGAGCAATTCATCCACCAGTTGTTGGACGGTGGCTCCGGCGGGGGTCTCAACCGGGACAATGGCGCCGCCCACAATCGGGCGCAGGGTGGCATAGACTTTGAGGCGATACATGGTTGGCTCCTGAAGGTCGGAAGTGCCGGAATCATATCATTCGCCTGCTCGAAGCCGAAGTCAGATCGAGATAGGCTATAATCGCCTCATGTCTGCCTCCGATCCCTTCTGGCGCACCCTCCTCGACCGCCGCTCCGTCCGCCGCTACACCGGGCAGCCTGTCCCTCGCGGCCTGCTCGAACGCCTGCTCACCGCCGCCATCTGGGCGCCCAACGCCCACAACCGCCAACCCTGGCGCTTCGCCGTCGTCGCCCAGGCCGAGGCGCAACACCGGCTGGCCGCGGCTATGGCTGAACGATGGGAACGTGATTTGCTGGCCGACGGCGCCGACCCTGCTCTTGCCGGGCGCCGCGCCGCCATCTCGCGCCAGCGCATCAGCGGGGCCGGCGCCGTGGTGCTCGGCTGCCTGACCATGACCGAGATGGATCACTACCCCGATCCCCAGCGCCAGCGGCTGGAAGAATTGATGGCCGCCCAGAGCCTGGCCCTGGCCCTGGGCAACCTGCTGTTGGCCGCCCACCACGAAGGTCTGGCCGGTTGCTGGATGTGCGCTCCCCTCTTCGTCCCCGATCTCGTCCGCGAGACACTCGACCTACCCCCTGACTGGGAGCCGCAGGCCCTGATCACCCTCGGCTATCCCGCCGGCTACCCCGCCGAAACCCGCACCTCGGCCCGCCGCCCGCTCTCTGACGTCGTACTTTGGCGATGACCTACGCAATACGCAACACGCAACACGCAGTTTCCCGCATCGTTGCCCTTGCCGGCGGCGTCGGTGGAGCCAAGTTGGCGCACGGGTTGGCCCAACATCTCGACCCCGACCATCTGCAGGTGGTCGTCAACACCGGCGACGACTTCGAGCATCTGGGCCTGCTCATCTGCCCCGACCTCGATACCGTGCTCTACAACCTGGCCGAGGTCAACCATCCGGGCCAGGGTTGGGGCCGGGAGGCCGAGAACTTTGGCGTGCTGGACGAACTCAAGCGTCTGGGGCACGAGGCCTGGTTTCTACTCGGTGACAAGGACATCGCCTTCCACCTCCTCCGCCGCCAACTGTTGGACGCCGGACAGAGCCTGACCGCCATCGCCGCCGCTCTGGGCCAGCGCCTCGGCCTCGCCCATGCCGTCCTGCCCATGTCCGACCAGCCGGTGCGCACCATCATCCTCACCCCCGACGGCGAACTGCCCTTCCAGGAATACTTCGTCCACCGCCGTTGCCAGCCCACCATGCTGGGGATGCGGCTCGACGGCCTCGACCAGGCCCACCCCTCGTCCGCCGTCGTCGCCGCGCTCGCCGCCGCCGAGGCCGTGATCCTCTGCCCCTCCAACCCCTATGTCAGCCTCGACCCCATCCTTGCCCTGCCCGGCCTGCGTGAGCTGGCTGCCGCCAACTGTGTCGTCGCCGTCAGCCCCATCGTCGGCGGGCAGGCGCTCAAAGGCCCGGCCGCCAAGATGATGGCCGAGATGGGCGTCGAAGTCAGCGCCCTGGGCGTAGCCCGCCACTTCGCCGGCCTGCTCGCTGGCTTCGTCATCGACCGCGCCGATGCCAGCCTCGCCCCGGCCATCCGCGACCTGGGGATGCAGGTGCTCGTCACCGATACAATCATGGCCGACAAGACCGGGCGCGCGCGGCTGGCCGCCGAGACGCTGACCTTCGTCCGCCATCTGCGGGGAGAAGCATCGTGATCGGCGACAAACTGGCCGTGATCGTGCCGATGAAGCCATTCGCCCAGGCCAAGCAACGGCTGCGTCCGGCCGTGGCCAACGGCGAACGCGTCGTCCTGGCCCGCTCGATGCTGATCCATGTCCTTGCTGCCGTCCACCAAAGCGGCGTCGGCGATCTCCGCTTCCTTATCAGCACCGACGCCGATGTCCTCTCGCTGGCCTCCAACCACGGCTTCAACCCGCTGGTCGAGGCAACGGCCGGCTACAATGATGCCGTCGCCCAGGCCATCGGCGAGGCGCAACGCCAGGGAGCCGAGACCGTCCTCGTCCTTCCTGCCGACCTGCCCCAGATCACGCCCGACGATGTACAGGACCTTGTCCGGCTGGTCGCCGACGCCGGCGCCGCCGTCGTCCTTGCGCCCGACGCCGCCGACGCCGGCACCAACGCCCTCCTCCTGCGCCCGCCCGACCTGCTCCCCCCCAGCTTTGGGCCGGACAGCTTCTGCCGCCACCTGGCCCTGGCCCGCGGCCTGGGCGTCGAGCCGGTCATCCACCGCCATCCCCACCTGGCGCGCGATGTCGACTGGCCGTCGGATCTGTGGCTACTGGAATAAGCGCAGGACGTCAGGCAGGGGTGGGCGTCAATTGGGTTGGTAGACAGCGCGCAGTTCTTCCAGCGTCTCCACCGTCCACAGGGCGTGGGCGACGGCGCGCAACTGCTCGGTGTCGGGCAGGCGGCTGATCTCGGGCAGCATCGCATCGCCCGGCGTGCCAAAGCGCAGGCCCAGGCCGAACGAAATCGAGTCCAGCAACCCTTCGCGCAGACCGGTGCCCCGGCCACGTTCGAGACCCCGTTCGAGACCCTGCTCGAGACCCTCTCTGCGACCTGCCTTCAGGCCCCGCGTCAGGCCTTCGTCCATACCTTCTTGGATGCCTTCCTGTTTGATCAACTCATAAGCGTATGACTCGATCATCAGATCTCTCCTTTTCGCGATCAATGTGGCGGCCAAGTCTCTCGAAACCAGGCCCGAAAGAATGGCCATGCCAGTCAACATGTCGGCTTTCTCTGCCGGCGGAAGTGAGCTACCATAAATCCGCCGATCGGCCGAATCGGTCAACTCGATGCCGCCGCGCATCAACGGCACCAACGGCAGCAAGCACAGCGCGCCTTCGCTGAGTATCTCGGCCGCATCCAGTTCATACACACGGATGAGGTGATAACCGAAGGCCACCTCGTTGTCCGCAAAGTGATCGATGGCAAGCGCCGAGGGCGTCAACAACAAGATACAACTCGTCGCCTCATGCACCCTGTGCCGTAGCATATGCCGGCAACGATATTCCAGCAAGCGCAACGGCAAATCGCCTTCCCACTGGCTCTGCACCTCGATGATCACCAGCCGACGCCGGCCGCCTTCTTCCGTAACCAGCAACGGGAAATCGCTCCGCCGCAGAGTGGTCGTTTCCTGAGGCGCCTCCTCTAGCAAGGTGCTTTCGGTGACAGGAATATCGAGAAACCGCCGCAGGATTTCACTCCGGCAGCGGTCGATCAGGACTTTGGCCGCGATGTCATAGGACATGACCCTATTCTACCACAACTCCACCCGTTCTGCTCGGCACACCTCGCATGCCCGACCTCATCCTCCTCAACGCCACCATCTACACCCAATCAGGTCCGCCCCGCAATGGCGCCGTGGCCATCGAGGACGGCCGCATCCGGGCCGTCGGCTCCTCTGAGCGCATCCACCGGATGGGCGGCGGCGCGCCGGTCATCGACCTGGGCGGCGCCCTCCTCCTCCCCGGCTTCACCGACGCCCACATCCACTTCCACGACCTTGCCCGCCGCCGCAGCCAGGTCGACCTTTCGTCCGCGACCAGCCTGGAGGATGCCCTGAGCCGCATTGCCGCCCACGCCGCCCGGCTGCCTGAAGACGCCTGGGTGCTGGGCTACGGCTGGAACGAGAGCCACTGGTCGCCCGATCATCTCAACTCCGACCCCCTTCGCGCCCCTTCGCACCCTGCGCGGATCACCCCCTTCCCCGACCGGCATGACCTCGACCCCATCACCGGCGTCCGGCCGGCCGTGCTCTGGCGGGCGGACTTGCACGCAGCCTGGGCCAACACCGCCGCCCTTGCCCGCGCCGGCATCGGCCCCGATAGCCCCAACCCACCCGCAGGCGTCATCGACCGCGACCCGCACGGCCAGGCCACCGGCATCCTGCGCGAGCTGGCCATCGGCCTGGTGCGCCGGGTCATCCCGCCGCCCTCCGAAGCCGAATTCCACGACAACCTGCTGGCCGTCGCCACCGACCTCCACCGCCTCGGCATCGTCGCCGTCCACGACCAGCGCATGAAAGACAACGCCGAAGAAGGCCGCCTGGCCCTGCGCCGCTACAGCCAGCTGCGGGCCGACGGCCGTCTGAGCCTGCGCATCGCCTGCAACATCGAAGCCGCCAACCTCGACCACCTCATCGCCCTCGGTCTCAGCAGCGGGTTCGGCGACGAATGGCTGCGGCTGGGGCACGTCAAACTGTTTGCCGATGGCTCGTTGGGCGCCCGCACCGCCTGGATGCTGGAACCTTACGAGGGCGAAGCGACCAACACCGGCATGTTCCTGACCTCACCCGGCCAGATGCTCGAAACCATCCAGCGCGCCCATCGCCACGGCTGCGCCATCTCCATCCATGCCATCGGCGACCGCGCCAACCGCGAAGTGCTCGACATCTTCGCCGAAGTCCTGGCCGGCGGCAGCCCCCACCCACCCGCCCTGCCCCACCGCCTCGAACACGTCCAGACCATCCAACCCGCCGACCTGCCCCGCCTGGTCGAGATGGGCCTCGTCGCCTCGGTGCAGCCCATCCACTGCACCGACGACATCGCCGCCGCCGACCGTTTTTGGGGCGAGCGCGGGGCCAACACCTACGCCTTCCGCTCCTTGCTGGCGGCCGGGACCACCCTGGCCTTCGGCTCGGATGCACCGGTCGCCAGCCCCAACCCGTGGTGGGGCATCCACGCCGCCGTCACCCGGCAACGACGCGACGGCTCACCGGCAGGCGGCTGGCATCCGGCCCAATGTCTGAGCGTGGCCGAGGCCGTCCATGCCTACACGCTCGGCCCCGCCGCCGCCATCGGTCAGGCCCACCAACAGGGGCGCATCGCCGCCGGCTACCTGGCCGATCTCATCGTCCCCGACCGCGACATCTTCGCCTGCGACCCTGCCGACATCGCCGCCACGAAGGTCGATATCACCATCGTCGGCGGCAAGATCGTTCACGGCCTGGATTGAAAGACCGAACAGTTTGCGGCTGAGGCCCATCGCCTGTACGATTAGCCGCCTATGTTCTCCCTCACCTTCCTCGGCACCTCCGCCTCCGCCCCTTCGGTCCACCGCGGCCTGGCCAGCGCCATCGTCAGCTTTCGCGAGCATCGCTTCATGGTCGATTGCGGCGAGGGCACGCAGCGGCAACTGCTGACGGCCGGGCTGGGCTTCAAGCGGCTGGACAAGATCCTCATCACCCACGGCCACCTCGACCACATCCTCGGTTTGGGTGGGCTGATCTCCACCATGGCCCGTTGGGAACTGATGGAGCACATCGACATCTACGCTGGCGCCTTCGCCCTCGACCGCATCCAGCGGCTGTTTGGCGTCGTCTTTGGCCCCGGCGAAATCCCGATGCAGATCCACTGGCATGCGCTCGAAGAGGGCGTCTTCTTCGAGGACGAACACCTCCAGGTCGAGGCTTTCCCGGTCGAGCACCGCGGCCCGGATTGCTACGGCTTCCTCTTCAGCGAGCGCCCCAAACGCCCCTTCCTGGTTGCCGAAGCCGAAGCCTTGGGCGTCCCCTTTGGCCCGGTGCGACGCCAGCTGGTCAATGGCGAGATCGTCATCCTGCCCGATGGCCGGGTGGTCGAGCCGGATGACGTACTCGGCCCGCCCGCCCCGCGCACCCGCCTGGCTTTCATCGGCGACCTGGCCCGGACGCGGGGCCTGACCGAAATCGTGCGCGATGTCGATGCCCTGGTGGTGGAAGCCACCTACCTGGAGGAAGATCGCGAGATGGCCCATCGCTTCGGCCACCTGACCGCCGCCGAGGCCGCCCGCCTGGCCCAGCGCGCCGGCGTGCGCCAACTCATCCTCACCCACCTCTCGCGGCGCTACCACACCCGCCAGGTGCTGGAAGAAGCCACGGCCATCTTCGCCAACACCGCCGTCGCCAACGACTTCGACGAGTTCCAGGTCAAACGAGCCGAATGATCCCACGCCCGCGCCGCGCCCTCCTCTTCCTCCCCGGCGATAGCGAGCGCAAGATCGCCAAAGCCGCGGCGTTGGGGGCCGATGGCGTAGTGATGGATTTGGAGGACGGCGTCGCGGCCGGGGCCAAAGAGGCCGCGCGGGCTGGGATTCTGGCGGCGCTGCGAACGGTGGATTTCGGGCGCAGCGAACGCGTGGTGCGCCTCAACCCGGCCAGTTCGGGATTGGAGGAAGCCGATCTGTCGGCCACCCTGCCCGGCCGGCCCGACGCCTTCATGCTGCCCAAAGTCGGTTCGCCCACAGCCATCGCCTGGCTCGACCAGCGACTCACCGCCGCCGAAGCGGAAAACGGTTGGCAACCAGGAGACATCCGCATCCTAGCCATCATCGAGACGGCGCTTGGGATCATGAACCTGCGCGAGATCGCCCAGGCATCGCCCCGGCTCGACGCCCTCCTGTTTGGGGCCGAAGACCTGGCCGGTGACATGGGCGCCCTTCGCACCCCGGCCGGCGCCGAAATCGCCGTCGCCCGCAGCCTGGTGGCGATGGCCGCCTCCGCCTACGGCCTGCAAGCCATCGACATGGTCTTCGTCAGCCTCGATGACCTGGATGGGCTGGCGGCAGAGTGCCAGCGTGCGGTCGAGTTGGGCTACCAGGGCAAGATGGCCATCCACCCCCGGCAGGTTCCCGTCATCCAGGCGGCCTTCACCCCCTCGGCTAACCAGATCGCCGCCGCGCAACGGCTGGTCGACGCTTATCACCGGCATCAGGCCGAAGGCACGGGCGTCTTCGCCCTCGACGGCAACATGGTCGATACGCCCATGCTGCGCGCGGCTGAACGCGTCCTCGCCCGCACCGCTCTTTCGACTGGAGCATAGTCGCGCGCGCAGGAACCGCTCGCTTACGCTTGCGGTTCGGTAAGGCGCCGCTCGCTTACGCTTGCGGTTCGGTAAGGCGCCGCTCGCTTACGCTTGCGGTTCGGTAATCACAATGACCCACAAACTGATCGAACTCGGAACCTTTTTTGGCCTGCGTCTGACAGCCAAACCCTCCGTTTTAGGCGGGACGGCGCTGGTGTGGGCGGTGTGGACGGCTGTGACGGCGCTCGTTTTTGGCCTGGGGTGGGGTCAGGCGCTGCTGGTAGGGTTGGGCGCAACCCTGTTGCATTGGCTGTCCGAGTTCAGCCACCAGTTGGGGCACGCCTGGGCGGCGCGACGGGTGGGGCATCCGATGCTCGGCATCCGTTTTTGGGGCCTGCTCTCCACCAGCATCTACCCCGTCAGCGAGGGCGACTTGCCGGCCGGCGTACACATCCGCCGCGCTCTGGGTGGGCCGTTCTTCAGCCTGATCCTCAGCCTTGTCGGCGGCCTTCTTCTTGTCCTCACACCCAGCCTCGCCCCGGCATGGCGCTCGTTGCTCTGGTTCTTCTTCATCGAGAACTTCTTCATCTTGACCCTTCAGATTTTCGTCCCGCTGGGATTCAATGATGGCGGCACGCTTCTCTACTGGCTTCGCCGCCACTAGGGCAAGGTCGAACGGTCCCCACCCGCCTGTTTGTCAACCGCTTGGGGCCGCTGCCCCCGGCATTGGGGTTGCCATCATCTGTTTGGCGGCCATCTGCTGCACACCCGACAGAAAATCAAGGAGATAGGCCGCCGGGTCTTTCCGACTACTCAGGGCCGCGTAGGGCAACAGCGCCCCCTTCCAGCCTTTGCGCACCCAGCGAGCAGGTCGTTTGAGTGGGACGGCATCCAATGCAGGCGGCCAGGGGTAAGCCATGATATAGAAATAGGGGTCAAGGAAACCGCCATCGCCAGTGACGAAGCCAAAACCCATCTGCTCGTCCGCCCATTCCTCATCGGCCTCATCGAAGCCCGGCACCTTGCGGCCGCTGAGCCAGGTCAGCGCCAGGTCGAAGTGATGCGGCCAGAGTTGCACCGGGCTGGTCTCGCCCGGCAGTTCGGCCTGGAAACGCCTGAAAACCACGTCCACCTGTCGCAAGACGGCTCCAAACCTCTCGGCGGCGATTGGGTCATAGCTCAGGGGCGTTTCGCTGCCAAAGCTGGCGCGGTCGATGCCGGGATCGACGCCCGCGGCTGCCAGCACCTCCAAGACCTGCCCCAGAAAGCTGCGCGATGACCAGGGCGCCGTCAGCGGCAAGGTTCTGGTGGGGTGGGCCGGCAGGTCGATCTCCAGCCGGTGTTGTTGCAGGTCGAGCCTGAGCACGAGAGATGAGCCGTCAGGGGCAAGCGGGATGGGCGGGGTGGCCAAACCGGTTTCGGTCACACACAGGCTGATGTGCCACCAGTGGCGCTGGCGGGGCGTCAGCACCCCCCGAATCTTGCCCAGCGCCTGGGCATAGGCATGGATGGCGTCGCGCGTGGGCAGCCAATCGGCCAG contains these protein-coding regions:
- a CDS encoding CoA ester lyase; this encodes MIPRPRRALLFLPGDSERKIAKAAALGADGVVMDLEDGVAAGAKEAARAGILAALRTVDFGRSERVVRLNPASSGLEEADLSATLPGRPDAFMLPKVGSPTAIAWLDQRLTAAEAENGWQPGDIRILAIIETALGIMNLREIAQASPRLDALLFGAEDLAGDMGALRTPAGAEIAVARSLVAMAASAYGLQAIDMVFVSLDDLDGLAAECQRAVELGYQGKMAIHPRQVPVIQAAFTPSANQIAAAQRLVDAYHRHQAEGTGVFALDGNMVDTPMLRAAERVLARTALSTGA